In Eleginops maclovinus isolate JMC-PN-2008 ecotype Puerto Natales chromosome 19, JC_Emac_rtc_rv5, whole genome shotgun sequence, the sequence CCTAGCTCAAACTGAATGTGCTCGTTCAGagagaatgaaatgaaacagcAGTCAAAGTACAGCGTGCTCTTAGTTAAATATTGACGAGTGAACCTTGTGGCTGCATACTGTTGCTTGTACTTATGTACTGAGTCACAGCGTGCTTGTAAGGGGTGGAGAACAAGAGCATGCAGGGCCTGTTACCCATATTAATCtttcacaacaacacatcagaTCTATTATTATCGCTTTGACCTCTCTGGCCTCTGcgattttcaatattttaactTATACACCCTTAAGATTCActtcaatacaaaatatttattgtacattGTAGAGTACATGGGATCACAAtgggttatatatatatttacaacatCATATTCTTATTCTTTACAGCTTAATATTCAGACAACGCCAGATAAATCAAATTGCACAGTGAATTTTTATGTGTAGTAAAGGAAGTTGGACTGTATATAAGTAAGTGACTTTTAGACACGAGTTTTTAACAGAATACGACATTATAATGCATGATTTTGACTTGCACACGCTGTATAAGGTTCAATGCACAGAAAGATTAATGAGTGTCTGGGTGAATTACTGCTCAGTAGAGACCACACAGCTGGCACATGATTTTTTTGCCAtcagtgagaaaaacaaaatgcttaaAGTCAAACTTATTCATCAATACTGGTTTATATTGCAACTTGGGGTGACTCCACTAAATGGCCTCATATACTTAACAATACATACTTATGGTTTATTATGAATTGTGGTTTTGGGCAAATACATCAAAAGCTTTAATTacattgtatgtttttcttacatGATGAAGCagatatatttagattttttagtCAAGACTTGAGGAATAGAATTTGCATTTGAAGTCCAGATAGTGAGaacacattttgcaattttagcagcagaagcagaagtAAGGAAGCTCatcatttccttgtttttgaTTAATCAACACTTATAGCATAAAAGTCCTGTGATACAAggcacatatatatatattttttggaaCACGTACCTTATGCATGGTTGGTCTTTAACTGGACAACCAGTTCACACATTTTAGTGTCCCCTGACTTTGGCAGTGATCTTATAGTCTAAAGGTTTTAGTGTTAAACCATAGGAGCAGTTTAAAGGCAGCTCATCAttatcacatttttcaaatctgCATTGGTGGAGTAGGATtgcaaagaacaaaaatatcTCAACTTTGGCAATCTGGTTCCCGATACATCTTCTCTTCCCTGCTGAGAAGATCATAACATTGTTGGTGAGATCCTTGTCAAGGGAGCCCTTTTTATCTACAAAACGCAAGGGGTCAAAGATATGTGGGTCCTTCCACTTCAGGGGGTCGTGATTAATGGACCACTGATTGATGAAGACCACTGTGTCTTTGGGGATGTGAAGACCTTCGATGGTAACGTCTGAGGTTGTGCAGTGGGGGATGGTGATAGGGACGAAGCTGGTGAAGCGCATGGTTTCGTAGATGAAGGCGTCCAGGTAGGTCAGACTGCTTCTGTCCTCGACAGATGGCAACCTGTCCCGCCCAACCACTTTGTCAATAAGCTCGTGAAGTTTAGTTTGCATGTCTGGGTGTTTAGCCAGCAGAAGGAGAATCCAGTGAAGAGCGGTAGAGACGGTATCTAAACCTGCGCCTATCAGATCTGACACCGTCGCCTCTGTGTGACCTTTGGTGAGGCCATTGTCACTGTCAGCTTTATCAATCATGCCAATGATGGCATCACTCATATCCCTCGTTACCTCTGGATCAAATGTCTCTCTGTGCTCATCGACCTTGTTCTGGATAAACCCAAAAAACTCATGATTCAAGTCTGTGAAGTTATTAAACATGCTGCGGACTGGATTAGGGAAAGACCGAAGCCATGGCATCACATCTACCAAGCTGCCAGCTCCTACTGTCTCTCCAAACTTATCTACCCTCTGTAACAAGGATCTGAACTCAACGTCATCATGTCCATAACGTTTTCCAAAGCACAAGGCACAAATCACATTGGCTGCAGCAACTGTCAGCTCATGACCGGGGTTGAAATACTGGCCCTGAGCACTGACTTTAAGGAAAATCTCAACTAGCTCTGTGGCTTCAGCCACAATTTGCTGCTCAAAGGCCTTTTTGGTCTGGCTGTTGGCAGAGGAGAATGCTCTGATCGTTGATTGAGCAATTTTCCTGTGGATCTTCCACTGTTTGCTGTAATTGGTGAAAGTCATACTTTTCCCCCCTGAAACAGCCTGAAAAGAGACAAAGTTTGGTCTGCCTGCAAACTCTGTGCTGTGCAGTACGAGAGCCTCACGTATCGCCCTGTCTCCGTTCAAAACCACAATGTCGCTGCATCCCAGCCGTATCTGGTACACGTTGCCGTATTTTTTGGCGAGCTTTGCGAAGGTGATGTGAGGCATCTGGCCCAGCTGCATGGCATTGCCCACCACCGGCCAGGCGAAGGGTCCAGGCAGTCTTTTCTTGAGCCTGAAGTTCCTGACCCACAGACAGGCTTCCAGGCAGAAGAGGAAAACTAAGGAGGCGACGAGAGCAGGCTGGACCTGTCCACTCCATTCCCTGATGATGCTGCTGCCTTTCACACCAAACTCTGAGTCCATTTGAGCCATTGTGTTATCCTGTAGGTAGACTATCATCAACTGTGtccaataaaaaaggaaatttaTACTAAAAGTGGCAGTCCATTGCAAGGGCTTCCTCTTGTTGCATGcttacatgcactaaaaagatcctttaaatgtatattaagaAAAGACTAAGCAGAACTAACATGCTGCCTCAACCTCCGTCACAGAAGCTAGTGAGAAAGGCTCGATCAAGTTCAAGTCTTAACACTTCGCTTATATGTATCTCTATGGTGGGAGGGGTCAGCGACTCAGGTTTTTTATTATCTCTCCCCTCCCATTTTTGACAACGGCCTGCAGACCTTAGTCCTATTTCCCACAAAGGCCCCATAACAGCAGCATCCCTTGTAGGATGAGGGAAACGAGAGCAGCTACTTAAAAGGTCCTGTTGCCAAAAAGCGCACATTTATTGCCAAAGAAAAAATGAGATTACCATGACACTCAagataaacaaatgtttatggCCCTGTGTGCCCTGATAGGAATTtataacaaatatatgttttaaagctgttaaTGCTAAAAAAGGATGCACTTTGTGACTGAATGGATGGCTTGTCGTGTA encodes:
- the LOC134881978 gene encoding cytochrome P450 1B1-like yields the protein MIVYLQDNTMAQMDSEFGVKGSSIIREWSGQVQPALVASLVFLFCLEACLWVRNFRLKKRLPGPFAWPVVGNAMQLGQMPHITFAKLAKKYGNVYQIRLGCSDIVVLNGDRAIREALVLHSTEFAGRPNFVSFQAVSGGKSMTFTNYSKQWKIHRKIAQSTIRAFSSANSQTKKAFEQQIVAEATELVEIFLKVSAQGQYFNPGHELTVAAANVICALCFGKRYGHDDVEFRSLLQRVDKFGETVGAGSLVDVMPWLRSFPNPVRSMFNNFTDLNHEFFGFIQNKVDEHRETFDPEVTRDMSDAIIGMIDKADSDNGLTKGHTEATVSDLIGAGLDTVSTALHWILLLLAKHPDMQTKLHELIDKVVGRDRLPSVEDRSSLTYLDAFIYETMRFTSFVPITIPHCTTSDVTIEGLHIPKDTVVFINQWSINHDPLKWKDPHIFDPLRFVDKKGSLDKDLTNNVMIFSAGKRRCIGNQIAKVEIFLFFAILLHQCRFEKCDNDELPLNCSYGLTLKPLDYKITAKVRGH